A genomic window from Punica granatum isolate Tunisia-2019 chromosome 2, ASM765513v2, whole genome shotgun sequence includes:
- the LOC116195995 gene encoding post-GPI attachment to proteins factor 3-like — MSRYRPILLLATLFSLVGALHASPGDADPVYKSCVADCEKSGCVGERCFQHCKFSSDGKPIGSPLHMQEPLYLRWKQWDCQSDCRYHCMLSREEEREKLGEKPIKYHGKWPFQRIYGIQEPASVVFSALNLSVQFHGWLSFFILVYYKLPLKANRGTLYEYTGLWHIYGLLSMNSWFWSAVFHSRDVELTEKLDYSSAVALLGFSLIVAIMRAFNVREEAARVMVAAPLIAFVTTHILYLNFYKLDYGLNMKVCVAMAIAQLLIWAVWAGVSRHPSQRKVWVVVLGGGLAMLLELYDFPPYQGLVDAHALWHASTIPLSYLWWSFIRDDAEHRTTTLLKKAK; from the exons ATGTCTCGCTACCGCCCGATTCTCCTCTTGGCCACGCTGTTCTCTCTCGTCGGAGCTCTCCACGCCAGCCCCGGTGACGCCGATCCAGTTTACAA GTCCTGTGTTGCGGATTGTGAGAAATCAGGATGTGTTGGTGAGAGATGCTTCCAACACTGTAAGTTTTCTTCTGATGGGAAACCAATCGGTAGTCCATTGCATATGCAAGAACCACTGTATCTGCGCTGGAAACAGTGGGACTGCCAGAGTGATTGCCGATATCACTGTATGCTCTCAAGGGAGGAGGAAAGGGAGAAACTTGGTGAAAAGCCTATCAAATACCAcggaaaatggccatttcagCGTATATACGGGATCCAG GAACCCGCTTCAGTCGTCTTCTCTGCCCTCAACCTTTCCGTGCAATTTCACGGCTGGCTATCCTTTTTCATCCTCGTGTACTACAAGTTACCTCTGAAAGCTAACAGGGGAACTTTATATGAGTACACTGGCCTGTGGCATATCTATGGGCTCTTGTCGATGAATTCCTGGTTCTGGAGTGCTGTCTTTCATAGTCG AGATGTGGAGTTGACGGAGAAGCTCGATTACTCATCGGCTGTGGCTCTGCTTGGGTTCTCCCTTATTGTGGCCATAATGCGAGCTTTCAATGTGAGAGAGGAAGCTGCGAGGGTCATGGTTGCGGCTCCTCTTATAGCATTTGTAACGACACATATTCTGTATCTTAACTTTTATAAGCTAGACTACG GATTGAACATGAAGGTTTGTGTAGCAATGGCCATTGCTCAGCTTCTGATATGGGCAGTTTGGGCTGGGGTGAGCCGTCACCCATCACAACGGAAAGTGTGGGTAGTGGTGTTGGGTGGAGGCCTCGCGATGCTCCTGGAGCTGTACGACTTCCCGCCATATCAGGGGCTTGTGGATGCCCATGCTCTCTGGCATGCCAGCACCATCCCCCTCTCATACCTTTGGTGGAGCTTCATTCGGGATGATGCTGAGCATAGGACCACAACTCTACTGAAGAAGGCCAAGTAG
- the LOC116196351 gene encoding serine/arginine-rich splicing factor RS41 isoform X2 has translation MEDERDAEDAIRALDRIEFGRKGRRLRVEWTKQERGGSRKSGSSRRSSSSLRPTKTLFVINFDPHQTRTRDLERHFEPYGKIVSVRIRRNFAFVQYEYLEDATKALDATNMSKLMDRVISVEYAVRDDDERRDGYGSDRDRHRSPERRRRSPSPFSRERGSPDYGRGVASPYQRERGSPDYGRGGSPVAHRRERTSPDYGHRPSLSPRRRERSRSNGDHGRSRSRSRSRSPYGDRRVSPENGRASSRSPYKRGRDSRERNRSPYKKERNSRDRSRSPYERKSEKVRSDNGRVSPRSPEEGEKLSPENGHEDLPKSSAEPHDSPLDYGRAESPVEGRDRSGSPQQD, from the exons ATGGAGGATGAGAGAGATGCAGAGGATGCAATTCGAGCACTCGACCGGATAGAGTTTGGTCGTAAGGGTCGCAGACTTCGAGTTGAGTGGACCAAG CAAGAGCGAGGTGGCAGTCGAAAGTCCGGAAGTTCAAGAAGATCTTCATCCAGCTTGAGGCCTACCAAGACATTGTTTGTAATCAACTTTGATCCTCACCAGACCAGGACAAGGGATCTGGAGAGGCACTTTGAACCATATGGGAAGATAGTCAGCGTAAGGATTCGAAGGAATTTTGCTTTTGTCCAGTATGAGTATCTAGAAGATGCTACAAAAGCTTTGGATGCTACAAATATGAG CAAGTTGATGGACCGAGTTATATCAGTGGAATATGCTGTCCGAGATGATGATGAGAGGAGAGATGGATATGGCTCAGACAGAGACCGTCACAGGTCCCCTGAGAGGAGAAGGCGTTCTCCCAGTCCCTTTAGTAGAGAGAGGGGTAGCCCTGACTATGGTCGTGGAGTTGCTAGCCCTTaccagagagagaggggtAGTCCTGACTATGGCCGTGGTGGGAGCCCAGTGGCCCATCGGAGGGAGAGAACCAGCCCTGACTATGGCCATAGGCCCAGCCTAAGCCCTCGTCGGAGGGAGAGATCCCGATCCAATGGTGACCATGGTAGGAGCCGCAGCAGGAGTCGAAGCCGGAGCCCTTATGGGGACAGGAGGGTCAGCCCTGAGAATGGCCGTGCATCTAGCCGTAGCCCATATAAAAGGGGGAGAGACTCACGTGAGCGCAACCGCAGCCCATACAAGAAGGAGAGGAACTCCCGTGATCGCAGCCGCAGTCCATATGAgaggaagagtgagaaagTCCGCTCTGACAATGGCCGTGTGAGCCCTCGGAGCCCTGAGGAAGGAGAGAAGCTCAGCCCCGAAAATGGTCATGAGGACCTCCCGAAATCGTCTGCTGAGCCACATGACAGTCCCCTCGACTATGGACGTGCTGAGAGCCCTGTGGAGGGCCGAGACCGCAG TGGTTCGCCCCAGCAGGACTAA
- the LOC116194055 gene encoding two-component response regulator ARR14-like: MDSQCQYSAEIMRSSLVKIRILVVDDDSTSLLVVTKVLKKWNYEVTGVKNPLDAISTLRTRRGLFDLIVTDYHMPIMNGLALQQCVLEEFNLPVIMMSGDNNECLMLKSLECGAAYFILKPVKPIDCKNIWQYAVARSSNSKGKSINNVNNNNNNNNNNNNNNNNNNNNILPVKSMIKLNTPTPPTSMAAASVHENLITPQPPTSNDVKSNLPSKPLKAPKDKTVKKPKVAWTNYLHNRFLQAINFVGIERAVPKKILELMNIPGLTRQNVASHLQKYRIFLKRVAEKGKEHQLKNSGDVLAPRPSLFTIPHPPSMITATRGVYPYFQTNQALSSSNQHGLHWGSSIPNDRRIVASSFASLEAPNAQARFNQQMVLGTANNASLSRSDMPSSRTDLLNNNPDLSQYSATSDFTNLTSSKPVFQNQSTGASQGLLTPTSLLNVNSGKPDFGLGNHPGSYGNMIRFLGSASPLNSRSSNNNYIANHQPSLGGMTTNNEVQINIGTNQLSSGFEDHGLLMDLMSNDQLEHGENHGYEMTGNGLILNDNTPTPQLKNGDLFNILMEHFPNLTRGGEEIQQMTPFSNGSNSHGDHCVGAIIPSDAAQDQENAPWDYEDLQQLSPVVPNTGHQQQQVIPGNDASHEQDWPDDDFIDSLLANITPSLMD, from the exons ATGGATTCGCAGTGCCAATATTCTGCCGAGATCATGAGGAGCTCTCTCGTCAAGATCCGGATATTGGTGGTCGACGACGACTCGACTTCTCTCTTGGTCGTGACCAAAGTTCTCAAGAAATGGAACTATGAAG TGACCGGAGTGAAAAATCCATTGGATGCGATATCGACTCTCAGAACGAGACGAGGACTATTCGACCTTATCGTGACGGACTATCATATGCCCATTATGAATGGGCTCGCACTCCAACAGTGCGTACTTGAAGAATTCAACTTACCCGTAATAA TGATGTCAGGGGATAACAACGAGTGCCTCATGCTCAAGAGCTTAGAGTGCGGGGCTGCCTACTTCATCTTAAAGCCAGTTAAGCCCATTGATTGCAAGAACATTTGGCAGTATGCTGTAGCAAGGTCCTCCAACTCCAAGGGCAAATCCATTAATAatgttaataataataacaataataataataataataataataataataataataataataataatatcctTCCTGTCAAGAGCATGATCAAGCTGAATACTCCTACTCCTCCTACGTCCATGGCGGCTGCTTCTGTTCATGAAAATCTAATCACTCCACAACCGCCCACATCAAATGACGTCAAATCAAATTTGCCCTCCAAACCTCTTAAGGCGCCAAAGGATAAAACTGTCAAGAAGCCAAAGGTTGCATGGACCAACTATCTCCACAACCGATTCCTACAGGCCATCAACTTCGTCGGCATTGAAA GGGCTGTTCCGAAGAAGATCCTCGAGTTAATGAATATTCCTGGATTAACCCGACAGAATGTTGCGAGTCATCTGCAG AAGTACCGGATCTTCCTCAAACGAGTTGCAGAGAAGGGGAAAGAGCATCAGTTGAAGAACTCCGGGGATGTTTTAGCCCCGAGACCGAGCTTGTTCACCATTCCTCATCCTCCTTCGATGATAACAGCAACTCGAGGAGTATATCCCTATTTTCAGACGAATCAAGCACTCTCATCATCAAACCAGCATGGGCTGCACTGGGGTTCCTCGATCCCTAATGATCGTAGAATCGTTGCCAGTAGTTTCGCCTCCCTAGAAGCTCCCAATGCTCAAGCTAGGTTCAACCAACAGATGGTACTCGGCACAGCCAATAATGCTTCCCTTTCTAGGTCTGATATGCCATCTTCTCGGACGGATCTCCTGAATAACAATCCAGATCTTTCCCAGTATTCTGCTACAAGTGACTTCACTAATCTCACAAGTTCGAAGCCAGTGTTTCAGAACCAGTCTACCGGAGCAAGTCAGGGCCTGCTCACTCCTACCAGCCTTTTGAATGTCAATTCGGGGAAACCCGACTTTGGTCTTGGCAACCACCCTGGAAGCTATGGAAATATGATCAGGTTTCTTGGAAGTGCCTCTCCATTGAATTCTCGCTCAAGCAACAATAATTATATAGCCAACCATCAGCCGAGCCTCGGGGGAATGACTACTAATAATGAGGTCCAGATAAATATAGGAACAAACCAACTTTCCAGTGGTTTCGAAGACCATGGCTTATTAATGGATCTGATGTCCAACGATCAGTTGGAGCATGGAGAGAATCACGGCTATGAAATGACAGGCAATGGTTTGATTCTCAATGACAACACTCCGACACCACAGCTCAAGAATGGAGATCTTTTCAACATATTAATGGAGCACTTTCCTAATCtg ACACGTGGTGGAGAAGAAATCCAGCAAATGACTCCCTTCAGCAATGGCTCAAATAGTCACGGAGACCATTGTGTTGGCGCTATAATTCCCAGTGATGCAGCCCAAGACCAAGAGAATGCTCCATGGGATTATGAAGACCTCCAG CAACTGAGCCCTGTTGTTCCTAACACGGGTCATCAACAGCAGCAAGTCATTCCCGGGAATGATGCATCTCATGAGCAG GACTGGCCAGACGATGATTTCATCGACTCTCTGCTTGCAAATATTACACCGAGCCTGATGGACTGA
- the LOC116195075 gene encoding protein DETOXIFICATION 49-like: MCQLTTSSSPSPSPPLFCKCDAKAITYPYLVSIRDQEKAETDNEPSVMADSIQTPLLIPNDTMTSSATSLKQPHPRNRSHLSLAVEEALSIARIALPMILTGLLLYSRSMISMLFLGRLGELALAGGSLALGFANITGYSVLSGLAMGMEPICGQAFGAKKLTLLGLSLQRTILLLILTSLPISFLWLNMKQILLFCGQEEAIASEAQSYLLYSLPDLLAQSLLHPLRIYLRTQSITLPLTFCATLSIIVHVPISYFLVNHLGLGIKGVALSGVWTNFNLVASLIAYIAISGTHKETWGGFSLDCLREWRSLLNLAIPSCVSVCLEWWWYEIMIMLCGLLLNPRATVASMGILIQTTSLIYIFPSSLSFSVSTRVGNELGANRPAKARLAAIMGLGGSFILGLSALSFAVAVRNVWATMFTEDKEIAVLTSLVLPIIGLCELGNCPQTTGCGVLRGTARPEVGANINLGCFYLVGMPVAVGLAFFLGFDFEGLWLGLLVAQGSCVVVMLLVLARTDWDHQTRRAQELTGGGGGDIDDDKNYSEEAEKKPLTVEYCFV; this comes from the coding sequence ATGTGTCAGCTCACCACATCATCTTCACCATCGCCCTCACCTCCTCTCTTCTGCAAATGCGATGCCAAGGCAATCACCTACCCGTACCTTGTCTCCATTAGGGACCAAGAAAAAGCAGAAACTGATAACGAGCCTTCGGTGATGGCTGATTCGATCCAAACCCCATTATTGATCCCTAATGACACCATGACAAGCTCGGCAACAAGTTTAAAGCAACCCCACCCCCGCAACCGGAGTCACCTCTCACTGGCAGTCGAGGAGGCCCTCTCCATTGCCAGGATTGCCCTCCCCATGATCCTCACTGGCCTCTTGCTCTACTCCCGGTCTATGATCTCGATGCTCTTCCTCGGCCGGCTCGGGGAGCTTGCCCTTGCTGGCGGGTCCCTTGCCCTGGGCTTTGCCAACATCACTGGCTACTCTGTCCTCTCGGGTCTGGCCATGGGGATGGAGCCGATTTGTGGCCAGGCTTTCGGTGCCAAGAAGCTAACTCTCCTCGGCCTCTCCCTCCAGAGGACCATCCTCTTGCTCATCCTCACCTCATTGCCCATCTCCTTCCtttggctcaacatgaaaCAAATCCTCCTCTTCTGTGGCCAGGAAGAGGCCATCGCCTCCGAGGCCCAGTCCTACCTCCTCTACTCGCTTCCCGACCTCCTGGCCCAGTCCCTCCTTCACCCACTACGTATCTATCTGCGCACGCAATCCATCACTCTCCCACTCACATTCTGCGCCACGTTGTCGATAATCGTGCACGTGCCCATCAGTTATTTCCTAGTCAACCACCTCGGCCTGGGCATCAAAGGCGTGGCGCTCAGCGGCGTTTGGACCAACTTCAACTTGGTGGCTTCCCTAATAGCCTATATCGCCATCTCAGGGACCCACAAGGAGACGTGGGGAGGTTTCTCCCTCGATTGCCTTCGTGAATGGCGATCACTACTGAATCTGGCAATCCCGAGCTGCGTCTCAGTGTGCCTTGAATGGTGGTGGTACGAGATCATGATCATGCTCTGCGGACTATTGCTGAACCCCCGAGCCACCGTGGCCTCGATGGGGATCCTCATCCAGACAACCTCACTGATCTACATATTCCCGTCCTCACTGAGCTTCAGTGTGTCAACTCGTGTAGGGAACGAGCTGGGCGCAAACCGACCTGCCAAGGCGAGGCTAGCAGCCATCATGGGCCTGGGTGGGAGCTTCATCCTGGGCCTGTCGGCCCTGTCCTTTGCCGTCGCAGTGAGGAATGTCTGGGCAACAATGTTCACGGAGGACAAGGAGATTGCGGTGCTGACCTCGCTCGTGCTGCCCATAATTGGGCTGTGCGAGCTGGGGAACTGCCCGCAGACAACGGGGTGTGGAGTGCTCAGGGGCACGGCGCGGCCCGAGGTGGGGGCGAACATAAACCTGGGTTGCTTCTACCTGGTGGGGATGCCCGTGGCGGTGGGGCTGGCTTTCTTCCTAGGGTTTGATTTCGAGGGGCTGTGGTTGGGGTTGCTGGTAGCGCAGGGGTCGTGCGTGGTGGTGATGCTATTGGTTTTGGCCCGGACTGACTGGGATCACCAGACAAGGAGAGCACAGGAGCtgacaggaggaggaggaggagatatTGATGATGATAAGAATTACAGCGAGGAAGCTGAGAAGAAACCCTTAACAGTGGAATATTGTTTTGTTTAA
- the LOC116196351 gene encoding serine/arginine-rich splicing factor RS41 isoform X1: protein MRAIFCGNFEYDARQSELERLFRKYGKVDRVDMKSGFAFIYMEDERDAEDAIRALDRIEFGRKGRRLRVEWTKQERGGSRKSGSSRRSSSSLRPTKTLFVINFDPHQTRTRDLERHFEPYGKIVSVRIRRNFAFVQYEYLEDATKALDATNMSKLMDRVISVEYAVRDDDERRDGYGSDRDRHRSPERRRRSPSPFSRERGSPDYGRGVASPYQRERGSPDYGRGGSPVAHRRERTSPDYGHRPSLSPRRRERSRSNGDHGRSRSRSRSRSPYGDRRVSPENGRASSRSPYKRGRDSRERNRSPYKKERNSRDRSRSPYERKSEKVRSDNGRVSPRSPEEGEKLSPENGHEDLPKSSAEPHDSPLDYGRAESPVEGRDRSGSPQQD from the exons ATGAGGGCCATCTTCTGCGGGAATTTTGAGTATGATGCTAGACAGTCTGAACTGGAAAGGCTTTTCCGGAAGTATGGAAAGGTTGATAGGGTGGATATGAAGTCTG GTTTTGCTTTCATCTATATGGAGGATGAGAGAGATGCAGAGGATGCAATTCGAGCACTCGACCGGATAGAGTTTGGTCGTAAGGGTCGCAGACTTCGAGTTGAGTGGACCAAG CAAGAGCGAGGTGGCAGTCGAAAGTCCGGAAGTTCAAGAAGATCTTCATCCAGCTTGAGGCCTACCAAGACATTGTTTGTAATCAACTTTGATCCTCACCAGACCAGGACAAGGGATCTGGAGAGGCACTTTGAACCATATGGGAAGATAGTCAGCGTAAGGATTCGAAGGAATTTTGCTTTTGTCCAGTATGAGTATCTAGAAGATGCTACAAAAGCTTTGGATGCTACAAATATGAG CAAGTTGATGGACCGAGTTATATCAGTGGAATATGCTGTCCGAGATGATGATGAGAGGAGAGATGGATATGGCTCAGACAGAGACCGTCACAGGTCCCCTGAGAGGAGAAGGCGTTCTCCCAGTCCCTTTAGTAGAGAGAGGGGTAGCCCTGACTATGGTCGTGGAGTTGCTAGCCCTTaccagagagagaggggtAGTCCTGACTATGGCCGTGGTGGGAGCCCAGTGGCCCATCGGAGGGAGAGAACCAGCCCTGACTATGGCCATAGGCCCAGCCTAAGCCCTCGTCGGAGGGAGAGATCCCGATCCAATGGTGACCATGGTAGGAGCCGCAGCAGGAGTCGAAGCCGGAGCCCTTATGGGGACAGGAGGGTCAGCCCTGAGAATGGCCGTGCATCTAGCCGTAGCCCATATAAAAGGGGGAGAGACTCACGTGAGCGCAACCGCAGCCCATACAAGAAGGAGAGGAACTCCCGTGATCGCAGCCGCAGTCCATATGAgaggaagagtgagaaagTCCGCTCTGACAATGGCCGTGTGAGCCCTCGGAGCCCTGAGGAAGGAGAGAAGCTCAGCCCCGAAAATGGTCATGAGGACCTCCCGAAATCGTCTGCTGAGCCACATGACAGTCCCCTCGACTATGGACGTGCTGAGAGCCCTGTGGAGGGCCGAGACCGCAG TGGTTCGCCCCAGCAGGACTAA
- the LOC116195993 gene encoding traB domain-containing protein: protein MRRCACASAESFSSLSSSSMESLLKSSFPIFTSNPTLHTLRASASASPSTSRESIRPPPPDFDFRREIQADSRARIFQTHPELLDLADNGALVLIEKRQYGPVPPWRSEFVEPEAIWLVGTFHISDRSATDVERVIRSVVPDNVVVELCRSRAGIMYSSNGGDASQQEVRSSMFSLSGTGFFGAVGRSINLGGQTALALRLLLAVFSSKISNRPFGDEFRAARKVAEEIGAQIVLGDRPIEITLERAWNCLNLDEKIHLVFSVFRGLASQSDIAENNLKESSTKDATLELYGQLSYSYPALLQPLIHERDTYLAWSLKRSKAVNNSKRVVGIIGRGHMNGVVYSLISDQGNLRFRDLTGKRPDDDGSNRLVTDLAKSLARDTLIGIVLWALYELVKGGL from the exons atgaGGAGGTGTGCCTGTGCTTCCGCAGAGAGCTTCAGCAGTCTCTCTTCCTCGTCCATGGAATCCCTTCTTAAATCCTCTTTCCCCATTTTCACCTCTAACCCAACTCTTCACACCCTCAGGGCATCCGCGTCCGCATCGCCCTCCACCTCCAGGGAGTCGATCAGGCCGCCTCCCCCCGACTTTGACTTCAGGAGAGAAATCCAGGCGGATTCCAGGGCCAGGATCTTCCAGACCCACCCTGAGCTGCTCGATTTGGCTGATAATGGTGCGTTAGTGCTGATCGAGAAGAGGCAGTACGGCCCCGTGCCCCCCTGGAGGTCGGAGTTCGTGGAGCCCGAGGCCATATGGCTTGTTGGCACCTTCCACATCTCCGATCGGTCCGCCACCGATGTCGAGCGTGTCATACGATCGGTGGTGCCCGACAATGTGGTGGTCGAGCTCTGCCGGAGCAG AGCTGGGATAATGTACTCTTCAAACGGTGGCGATGCTAGCCAACAAGAAGTTCGGTCCAGTATGTTTTCTCTCAGTGGCACTGGGTTTTTCGGCGCTGTTGGTCGTAGCATAAACTTGG GTGGGCAAACGGCTCTTGCGCTGCGTCTGCTCCTTGCAGTTTTCTCATCGAAAATATCCAATCGCCCCTTTGGAGATGAG TTTCGGGCTGCACGAAAAGTAGCTGAAGAGATTGGTGCTCAAATCGTTTTAGGTGATCGACCAATTGAAATCACA CTTGAAAGAGCTTGGAATTGTCTTAATTTGGACGAGAAGATACACCTAGTATTCTCGGTTTTTCGCGGCTTAGCTTCACAGTCTGATATAGCAGAAAACAATCTCAAG GAATCAAGCACCAAAGATGCCACGCTCGAACTGTATGGACAGCTAAGTTATTCATATCCAGCTCTCCTGCAGCCTCTCATTCATGAACGAGACACT TATCTTGCGTGGTCATTAAAGAGAAGCAAAGCCGTGAACAACAGCAAGAGGGTAGTTGGAATTATTGGAAGGGGCCACATGAACGGGGTAGTATACTCGCTCATATCGGACCAAGGAAACTTGCGGTTCCGAGATCTCACGGGAAAGAGGCCCGACGATGATGGATCCAACAGATTGGTTACGGATCTTGCTAAGAGCTTGGCCAGAGACACTTTAATCGGCATCGTGTTGTGGGCTCTGTATGAATTGGTAAAAGGCGGATTGTAG